The Vulpes vulpes isolate BD-2025 chromosome 10, VulVul3, whole genome shotgun sequence genome has a window encoding:
- the PRR14L gene encoding protein PRR14L isoform X2: MLSSGVETQPVPLDSSMSAVVQELYSELPVSVSKELHADPEPSVIPDVKPGASSSLISQSRAVPLELQRTRAESCCEETSGTLDHGGEPGRCGLVDSTAGGSVASGILDREEKTKSVELKVFRDQGDQAEIIRDPCEGAKEDPHQHSTAAEEKISLSQEDLLMQSSKEHLCTGLPEDCLRSKEENVQLTTGTLLKSTEEVQGMKVNGTKTDYNEGHKNGNVSKDLSSGFSEYPEIDKIMTSGEVSETSTLVSLEPLTFVDPGITEATSKEKECEELKTCPSWLSLLPGSSAISKVDNGKEEVCKLNLVCEADDNHQQIHSHHNEKHISAHGSPKATRNVIVIEPLEENSDISYFSSSLSGPESRTPSLETCGFEGDGLLKGSAEKTDNFCFDGDDQSKNIATRKENEQFLNRRSERGELFLGNARQPREDASGHRSGEKETVASSKENIHGNCCIQGSIHTDSSSSSMPQLFTEATEVMFKKNDLKNTLDIQGGLTNHEDHRETSTGMSHSDRHTEESSFSSSMQIEEPEQTTTIEPNMVTEKIYSKDSNSFCSKRNLEDDTQLNEVLYNEFLTERKSLVSLMHEDQISLMNEVSKPKKDVAQLPPSLEFDFRPELEQAIQTAQDDSSHLGERNIAYEMNELPCTNELVVNKIESECVLNQVPLNSQDHLKLPANKEMPLVTSEDSQQSHHPPLEDGVDVIADTQTISMKTKMKDISPSGDKTCGASSSNPTLSIKTGSLETKKEMADSGIVDLHSRLLSSKKEAAGLLQEVSAMECQSAQSQDLSSCHYVSKNAQEKSMCSACATFESSRIIPNVENSLMTTCEDAFQHSNRHSQGREDSTESSTHKVSYTLEDSELARGETRGSLPENKMRNEMAADVLNGEASDKTIPTTDHTQLSEERLEGKEQDVPKETVFCKYNVSDCATPELNLFANIPSPEKLLDQSPSIMFPSFKNLSQAFETLDQKADEVLDCQVNQNRPDECGSEDKPAKEILGGDKRETVTELYREISHNQNELLVGSDSNNPLSSGSSKKGCLKGDSECTSGCEASTDGMVDIIYTNCSNMSPEGVLDLRASSILDGGTRQDRLTLQETSVSTPSQRGELNAAFIRMIGQDSDFPDAASSKGEPLEIKKSCVEKVYRSLKDCEMEVCPDSCAHDIESIADHEPNLRTLDRVNVSLDYIHHKKQLKEASRRETQGTIEGSRPEINSEFDKEENTFGVSLKQLLPSQCPDENPISTGSLQTTEIMPLYLSSHKNSERNVNSEETDLENIFKPEEMLCESIEHRTVLLETKEGAPGDGSNSNEKVRIDIGVQNLPLTVETETQLKGKKTEEHQRAPLGHLTVMEESEEMITREAGHGNKGREISQTHLKSQRILGDVAEQQRQGSLDYMLQNEEHIHQKEAHKIPKQCTSSNMMSDELQEKNQAKHCKSESTMMKEIPLAKLYTTTVQFQKLEDPEEGSLCRPFKKDMESCTGPCLHGAPQKAQDPNCAGCDEIHGAFGNISHQKRVLPSKKQPHRTCKKVSCQEQINLGKKISKIRSSAILKISSETIPTKAHRFLSSRAVPAPAQLEPETVPTRSLLSHIPKQKASPCHPLRSLNVRKPTKESALLNKLSILASKLVPATKTQKLRYRLCSSELLPVTKSYKQHRYKRLLDGFSYNLMQLNPYLAASGWDKRLNSKPLTLYSLEAIKMSFIDLSNKVPSLLFGSEIFPVSFHMKSGSECMTESPRTFPEHCAPARLALGEAPRCLSQPPKWTFSFFLSHSCPGMATFREDTGLRGQAGAQAPSQPSGPLQDYGGTAIVQTRAGCSVLGLHTLLALCSPGCYRIWTKKRSFSSHMPTMQRFFMTQFTQGLKGLRSPASIADKVFCSLPYSVGRVLSIWSQHGPSACPFEISTLHSAHSKRQPALSTISSHTMLPYVPLPGLEATYNTSGNEMRLEPPFPALVPKSCLVTDSAVSKLLLSASEFQVPEFDELDSVAAACPHPQSSPPEQKKAEPEKRPKKVSQIRIRKTIPKPDPNLTPMGLPRPKRLKKKEFSLEEIYTNKNYKSPPANRCLETIFEEPKERNGTLISISQQKRKRVLEFQDFTVPRKRRARG, encoded by the exons ATGCTGTCATCCGGAGTAGAGACTCAGCCAGTTCCACTTGATTCCTCCATGTCTGCCGTGGTACAGGAATTATACTCTGAACTCCCTGTGAGTGTCTCCAAAGAGCTTCATGCTGACCCTGAGCCAAGTGTGATTCCAGATGTAAAACCCGGAGCCTCAAGCTCTCTTATAAGTCAGAGTAGGGCAGTGCCCTTGGAGCTGCAGAGGACTCGTGCGGAAAGTTGTTGTGAAGAAACTTCTGGCACCTTGGATCATGGGGGTGAGCCTGGGCGGTGTGGGCTGGTGGACTCCACAGCAGGAGGTTCTGTGGCTTCTGGGATCTTGGATAGGGAAGAGAAAACCAAGAGCGTGGAGCTAAAGGTCTTCAGAGATCAAGGGGACCAGGCGGAAATTATAAGAGACCCCTGTGAGGGAGCAAAGGAAGACCCACATCAACATTCCACAGCTGCTGAAGAAAAGATCAGCCTAAGTCAG GAAGACCTCCTGATGCAGTCAAGCAAAGAACATTTATGCACGGGCCTCCCTGAAGACTGTCTGAGGAGcaaag AAGAAAATGTACAACTTACAACTGGAACTCTGCTAAAATCTACTGAAGAAGTACAAGGTATGAAGGTCAATGGGACTAAGACGGATTATAATGAAGGACACAAGAATGGCAATGTGAGTAAAGATCTCTCATCTGGGTTCAGCGAATACCCAGAGATAGACAAAATCATGACCAGTGGTGAGGTTTCAGAAACCAGCACATTAGTTTCCCTAGAGCCTTTAACCTTTGTGGACCCTGGAATAACAGAAGCaacttctaaagaaaaagaatgtgaagaATTAAAAACTTGTCCTTCTTGGTTGTCATTGTTACCAGGGAGCAGTGCCATTTCCAAAGTGGAcaatgggaaggaagaggtgtgTAAGTTAAACCTTGTCTGTGAAGCAGATGACAATCACCAACAGATTCACAGCCACCAtaatgaaaaacacatttctgcCCATGGCAGTCCCAAAGCCACAAGAAATGTAATTGTTATAGAACCCTTAGAAGAAAACTCTGACATTTCATATTTCTCATCAAGTTTGTCTGGTCCAGAATCCAGAACACCATCCTTAGAAACATGTGGTTTTGAAGGTGATGGCTTGCTGAAGGGATCTGCTGAGAAGACAGACAATTTCTGTTTTGATGGGGATGATCAAAGCAAGAACATAGctactagaaaagaaaatgagcagtTTTTGAACCGCAGGAGTGAAAGAGGAGAACTCTTTCTTGGTAATGCCAGGCAACCAAGAGAGGATGCTAGTGGTCATCGTTCTGGTGAAAAAGAGACTGTTGCCTCCTCCAAAGAGAATATCCATGGTAACTGTTGCATTCAAGGCAGTATCCATACAGACAGCTCTAGTTCTTCAATGCCCCAATTGTTCACTGAAGCCACAGaagtaatgtttaaaaaaaatgatctgaaaaACACGTTAGACATTCAGGGTGGTTTGACAAACCATGAGGACCATAGAGAAACTTCTACTGGTATGAGCCATTCAGACAGACACACTGAAGAGAGCAGTTTTTCCTCCTCAATGCAGATTGAAGAGCCAGAACAGACAACCACTATAGAGCCCAATATGGTAACTGAAAAGATTTATAGTAAAGACTCTAATTCATTCTGCTCCAAGAGAAATCTGGAAGATGACACCCAGTTAAATGAAGTTTTATACAATGAATTTCTGACTGAAAGAAAATCCCTTGTGAGTTTAATGCATGAGGACCAGATAAGTCTTATGAATGAGGTATCAAAACCCAAGAAAGATGTTGCTCAGTTACCACCATCCCTAGAATTTGATTTTAGACCTGAGTTAGAACAAGCTATACAGACTGCCCAGGATGATAGTTCACATTTAGGTGAACGGAACATTGCCTATGAGATGAATGAACTTCCTTGCACCAATGAACTGGTtgtaaacaaaatagaaagtgaaTGTGTTTTAAATCAAGTGCCCCTTAATTCTCAAGACCACTTGAAGTTGCCAGCTAATAAAGAGATGCCTTTAGTAACAAGCGAGGATTCCCAACAGAGCCATCACCCTCCATTAGAGGATGGAGTAGATGTCATTGCTGATACCCAAACCATTTCcatgaagacaaaaatgaaagacaTCTCTCCATCAGGTGACAAAACCTGTGGTGCCTCTTCAAGCAACCCTACCTTAAGCATCAAAACAGGAAGcctagaaacaaagaaagaaatggctgattctggAATAGTAGATCTACATTCCAGACTTCTCTCAAGTAAGAAAGAAGCAGCAGGCTTGCTTCAAGAGGTCTCTGCTATGGAATGTCAAAgtgctcaatctcaggatctCTCTAGCTGTCATTATGTAAGTAAAAATGCACAAGAAAAGAGCATGTGTTCTGCTTGTGCTACTTTTGAGTCCAGCAGAATCATCCCAAACGTTGAGAACTCTTTGATGACTACGTGTGAAGATGCATTTCAGCACAGCAATCGCCATTCCCAAGGAAGAGAAGACTCCACAGAAAGTAGCACCCATAAAGTGAGTTACACGTTGGAGGACAGTGAACTTGCTAGGGGAGAAACTAGAGGCAGCCTCCCAGAAAATAAGATGAGAAATGAAATGGCAGCAGACGTGTTAAATGGTGAAGCTTCTGACAAGACCATTCCCACCACCGATCACACCCAGCTCAGTGAGGAAAGGCTAGAAGGAAAGGAACAGGATGTACCTAAAGAGACTGTGTTTTGCAAGTATAATGTCTCTGACTGTGCCACACCAGAACTAAACTTATTTGCAAACATTCCAAGCCCTGAAAAATTGTTGGACCAGTCTCCTAGTATTATGTTTCCCAGTTTCAAAAACTTGAGCCAAGCATTTGAAACTCTTGATCAGAAAGCAGATGAAGTCCTTGACTGCCAGGTTAACCAAAACAGACCAGATGAATGCGGAAGTGAAGATAAACCAGCTAAGGAGATACTAGGTGGTGACAAAAGAGAGACTGTCACAGAACTTTACAGAGAGATAAGCCACAACCAAAATGAACTGCTAGTTGGTTCAGACAGTAACAACCCATTGTCCAGTGGTAGTTCAAAGAAAGGCTGTTTGAAAGGAGACTCTGAATGTACTTCTGGTTGTGAGGCATCCACAGATGGCATGGTAGACATCATCTACACGAATTGTAGTAATATGTCTCCAGAAGGTGTGTTGGACTTAAGAGCATCTAGTATTCTTGACGGTGGTACAAGGCAAGACAGACTGACATTACAGGAAACCTCAGTGAGTACTCCATCTCAAAGAGGAGAACTAAATGCTGCATTTATCAGAATGATTGGCCAGGACTCAGATTTTCCAGATGCTGCTTCCTCTAAAGGGGAGcctctggaaattaaaaaatcatgtgtaGAGAAAGTATACAGATCATTAAAAGATTGTGAAATGGAAGTGTGTCCAGACTCTTGTGCACATGACATAGAGTCTATTGCAGATCATGAACCAAATTTAAGAACATTGGATAGAGTAAATGTATCCTTAGATTATATTCATCATAAAAAGCAACTTAAAGAAGCATCCCGTAGAGAAACACAAGGAACGATTGAAGGATCAAGACCAGAAATAAATTCTGAGTTTGACAAGGAGGAAAATACCTTTGGAGTTTCCTTGAAACAGTTACTGCCTTCTCAATGCCCAGATGAGAACCCtatttccacagggagcctgcaaaCCACTGAGATAATGCCTTTGTATCTGTCTTCTCACAAAAATTCAGAAAGGAATGTTAATAGTGAGGAAACTgacctggaaaatatttttaaaccagaagAAATGCTTTGTGAAAGCATAGAGCACCGCACAGTCCTGCTTGAGACAAAGGAAGGAGCACCAGGGGATGGGAGTAATTCTAATGAAAAAGTCAGAATAGACATCGGTGTGCAAAATTTGCCTCTGACAGTGGAAACAGAAACTCAGTTGAAAGGCAAAAAAACTGAAGAACATCAGAGGGCACCCCTGGGTCATTTAACTGTCATGGAAGAGTCTGAGGAGATGATTACCAGAGAAGCTGGTCATGGTaacaaaggaagagagatttcTCAGACCCACTTGAAATCCCAGAGGATTCTTGGTGATGTTGCAGAGCAGCAAAGGCAGGGGTCTTTGGACTACATGTTGCAGAATGAAGAACATATACATCAAAAAGAAGCACACAAGATACCAAAACAATGCACCTCATCTAATATGATGTCAGATGAGTTGCAAGAGAAGAACCAAGCTAAGCATTGCAAAAGTGAGTCCACCATGATGAAGGAAATCCCCCTAGCAAAGCTGTACACTACTACTGTACAGTTTCAGAAGTTGGAAGATCCAGAGGAGGGAAGCTTATGTCGTCCATTTAAAAAGGACATGGAGTCGTGCACAGGTCCTTGCCTTCATGGTGCCCCTCAGAAAGCACAAGACCCCAACTGTGCTGGGTGTGATGAAATACATGGTGCCTTTGGAAACATTTCACATCAGAAGAGAGTGCTTCCCTCAAAGAAGCAGCCCCATCGAACATGTAAGAAAGTTTCCTGTCAGGAGCAAATCAacctgggaaaaaaaataagtaaaatcaggaGTTCGgccattttaaagatttcctcTGAAACCATCCCCACAAAAGCACACAGGTTTCTCAGTTCACGTGCTGTGCCTGCACCCGCACAGTTGGAACCCGAAACAGTACCAACCAGAAGCTTATTGAGCCACATACCAAAGCAGAAGGCGTCTCCGTGCCATCCCTTGAGGAGCCTGAATGTTAGGAAGCCTACCAAAGAATCAGCCTTACTCAACAAGCTGTCCATTCTTGCCTCCAAACTGGTCCCAGCCACAAAGACCCAGAAACTAAGATATCGGCTGTGTTCCTCTGAACTTCTTCCAGTGACTAAAAGCTATAAGCAGCACAGATACAAAAGACTTCTGGATGGATTTTCATACAATCTAATGCAGCTGAATCCATATTTGGCAGCTAGTGGATGGGACAAGAGGCTTAACAGTAAGCCCTTGACACTTTATTCGCTTGAAGCCATCAAAATGAGCTTCATAGATTTGAGCAACAAGGTGCCGTCACTGCTGTTTGGTTCTGAAATTTTCCCGGTATCGTTTCACATGAAATCGGGCTCTGAGTGCATGACCGAGTCTCCGAGGACTTTTCCTGAGCACTGTGCTCCAGCCAGGCTCGCCTTAGGAGAGGCCCCCAGGTGCCTGTCTCAGCCTCCCAAGtggaccttttctttcttcttgtctcaCAGTTGCCCTGGGATGGCCACATTCAGGGAAGACACTGGCCTCCGTGGTCAGGCAGGTGCCCAGGCTCCTTCACAGCCTTCAGGTCCTCTTCAGGACTATGGAGGCACTGCCATAGTTCAGACCAGAGCAGGCTGCTCTGTCCTTGGCCTTCACACACTGCTAGCACTTTGTTCTCCTGGATGTTACCGAATCTGGACAAAAAAACGGAGCTTCTCCAGTCACATGCCTACCATGCAGAGGTTCTTCATGACCCAGTTTACACAGGGCTTAAAAGGGTTAAGATCTCCAGCCTCCATAGCAGACAAGGTCTTCTGTTCTCTTCCCTACTCGGTGGGCCGAGTGCTATCCATTTGGAGCCAGCATGGGCCTTCTGCCTGCCCCTTCGAAATCTCTACTCTTCATTCCGCTCACAGCAAGCGGCAGCCAGCTCTAAGCACCATAAGCAG CCACACCATGTTACCATATGTGCCTCTTCCAGGCCTGGAAGCTACTTACAACACCAGTGGCAATGAGATGAG